In a single window of the Niabella ginsenosidivorans genome:
- a CDS encoding alginate lyase family protein, translating to MKSVITIALLLMTVSAVAQESATGQPAAYKTAVKVLGKTVLAEAEKALREPPVTVTASHCLRSAGGRHDFYSEGDYWWPNPVSVDSPYIQKDGMSNPDNFVAHRQAMIRFSRIVGTLAAAWRITKKEIYVKKAMEHACAWFVDTATLMHPNLLYAQAIKGRATGRGIGIIDAIQLMEVAQGLYIMQSAPAMDQQALQQIKNWFAQYLQWVTTHQYGKDEMNAANNHGTCWAMQVACFAKFTGNQKLMDFCSNRYKTVLLPAQMAADGGFPKELARTKPYGYSLFNLDAMATLCQILSTKEEDLWEYQTPDGRSVKKGIAYMYPYIRDKSKWPFRKDVMYWEEWPVAQPSLIFGAAAYKNRQWLNTWVKLKHFPDVEEVIRNLPVRNPLIWMEE from the coding sequence ATGAAGTCAGTAATAACAATAGCGTTGCTTTTAATGACGGTTAGCGCGGTGGCACAGGAAAGCGCCACAGGACAGCCGGCTGCTTATAAAACAGCCGTAAAAGTGTTGGGTAAAACGGTGCTTGCGGAAGCAGAGAAAGCGTTGCGGGAACCACCGGTTACCGTTACTGCTTCCCATTGTTTGCGCAGCGCTGGTGGTAGGCACGATTTTTACAGCGAAGGCGATTACTGGTGGCCCAACCCTGTAAGCGTGGATAGTCCGTATATTCAAAAAGACGGAATGAGCAACCCGGATAATTTTGTAGCGCACCGGCAGGCCATGATCCGTTTCAGCCGTATTGTGGGCACGCTTGCTGCTGCCTGGCGGATCACAAAAAAAGAGATATACGTAAAGAAGGCTATGGAGCATGCCTGCGCCTGGTTTGTGGATACGGCTACGCTGATGCATCCCAACCTGCTCTATGCGCAGGCGATCAAGGGCCGGGCCACGGGGCGGGGCATTGGTATTATTGATGCGATCCAGTTAATGGAAGTAGCGCAGGGTTTATACATTATGCAGTCAGCACCGGCAATGGATCAGCAGGCATTACAACAGATCAAAAACTGGTTTGCACAGTACCTGCAATGGGTCACCACTCATCAATACGGTAAAGATGAAATGAATGCTGCCAATAACCATGGTACCTGCTGGGCGATGCAGGTAGCCTGTTTTGCAAAATTTACAGGGAATCAGAAATTAATGGATTTTTGCAGCAACCGGTATAAAACCGTTTTACTGCCGGCTCAGATGGCCGCTGATGGCGGTTTTCCCAAAGAGCTGGCAAGGACGAAACCTTACGGCTATTCCTTGTTCAACCTGGACGCTATGGCAACGCTCTGCCAGATCCTGTCTACGAAAGAAGAGGATCTTTGGGAGTATCAGACACCGGATGGGCGCTCCGTAAAAAAAGGGATTGCATATATGTATCCCTATATCCGGGATAAATCAAAATGGCCGTTCAGAAAAGATGTGATGTACTGGGAAGAATGGCCGGTGGCACAGCCGTCCCTGATCTTTGGGGCAGCTGCGTATAAGAATCGGCAATGGTTAAATACCTGGGTAAAACTGAAACATTTCCCTGATGTGGAAGAAGTGATCCGCAATTTGCCGGTACGCAACCCTTTAATATGGATGGAAGAATGA